The proteins below are encoded in one region of Bosea sp. BIWAKO-01:
- a CDS encoding FAD-binding oxidoreductase, with amino-acid sequence MKVTVVGAGIGGLATAWSLSGRGHEVTLLEQAPVIPNPYAASGDQHRIIRRAYGSADGYARTIPEAFAAWDEMWVDLGRSHLANCGVLGVSLLEGDEGEQYREGLDRTAAPYTLHKPAEAAIRWPFLDAATLRYAYFSADGGALFPARITADLLRLLAERGVAIRAGTRVSSVEANAGLVILEDGTRIASDQIVVTAGAWVLRLFPELGDALKTYRTAVVYLDPPVDLRDAWQRAPAMVSVGGDNHGYILPPVDGTELKLGAGIHRRPKEPDEEREPRPGEGEQIRDYFAPPLARLNEYRVKRTATCAYTFTGDGTFLARRIGKALVVSACSGHGYKFGAAVGRRVATALESGDDAGLFRWLRAE; translated from the coding sequence GTGAAAGTCACGGTCGTCGGCGCGGGCATTGGCGGCCTCGCCACGGCCTGGTCCCTCAGCGGGCGTGGCCATGAGGTAACGCTGCTCGAGCAGGCGCCGGTGATTCCCAATCCCTACGCCGCCTCGGGCGACCAGCATCGCATCATCCGTCGCGCCTATGGCAGTGCCGACGGTTATGCCCGCACCATCCCGGAAGCCTTCGCGGCATGGGATGAGATGTGGGTTGATCTTGGCCGGTCCCACCTCGCCAATTGCGGCGTTCTCGGCGTGTCCCTGCTGGAGGGCGACGAGGGCGAACAGTATCGCGAAGGGCTCGACCGGACAGCGGCGCCCTATACGCTGCATAAGCCAGCCGAGGCGGCGATTCGCTGGCCCTTTCTCGATGCGGCAACCCTGCGCTACGCCTATTTCAGCGCCGATGGCGGCGCGCTTTTCCCGGCGCGGATTACGGCGGACCTGCTGAGGCTGCTGGCGGAACGCGGCGTTGCGATTCGGGCGGGCACACGCGTTTCTTCCGTCGAGGCGAATGCTGGCCTCGTCATCCTTGAAGATGGGACCCGGATTGCGTCCGACCAGATCGTGGTGACGGCTGGAGCATGGGTGCTGCGCCTGTTCCCGGAGCTCGGCGATGCCCTGAAGACCTACCGCACAGCCGTTGTCTATCTCGACCCGCCCGTGGATCTTCGCGACGCCTGGCAGCGCGCACCCGCCATGGTCAGTGTCGGCGGTGACAACCACGGCTATATTCTGCCGCCGGTGGACGGAACCGAGCTGAAGTTGGGCGCGGGAATCCATCGCCGCCCGAAAGAGCCCGACGAGGAGCGCGAGCCTCGTCCCGGGGAAGGCGAGCAGATCCGGGACTATTTCGCCCCGCCGCTGGCCCGGCTCAACGAGTATCGCGTCAAGCGGACCGCGACCTGCGCCTATACTTTCACTGGGGATGGCACGTTCCTCGCCCGCCGGATCGGCAAGGCGCTCGTGGTCTCCGCCTGTTCGGGGCACGGCTACAAGTTTGGCGCCGCGGTCGGTCGGCGTGTCGCGACTGCTCTGGAGAGCGGAGACGACGCCGGATTGTTTCGCTGGCTACGAGCGGAATAG
- a CDS encoding NUDIX hydrolase, which translates to MLETVSALFVNPESKVLLGLRASWKRAWADHWDAIGGRVEAGESLQEALLRECREEVGLHPERYQLVLSEPERFPERNGEALHHIYVVHAWEGGEAANLCDEHVEIRWFALDEMAALPNLTIPDLITLVRASSDRGA; encoded by the coding sequence ATGCTCGAGACGGTCAGCGCCCTGTTCGTCAACCCGGAGAGCAAGGTCCTGCTCGGTTTACGAGCGTCCTGGAAGCGGGCATGGGCCGATCACTGGGACGCGATAGGTGGCAGGGTCGAAGCAGGTGAGAGCCTGCAGGAGGCACTTCTGCGCGAATGTCGTGAGGAGGTCGGCCTCCATCCCGAGCGCTATCAGCTGGTGCTGTCGGAGCCGGAGCGCTTTCCGGAGCGAAATGGCGAGGCATTGCACCACATCTACGTCGTGCATGCCTGGGAGGGTGGGGAGGCAGCCAATCTCTGCGACGAGCATGTCGAGATACGCTGGTTTGCGCTCGACGAGATGGCGGCGCTGCCAAACCTGACCATCCCTGATCTGATCACGCTCGTGCGGGCGTCGTCGGACCGCGGAGCGTAA
- a CDS encoding SDR family NAD(P)-dependent oxidoreductase: protein MMTKPLAGRIALVTGASRGIGRAAALAFAHAGAHVVALARTSGALEELDDEIQGIGGSTTLVPVDLSDAAAIEKLGPALLQRWGKLDILLANAGILGPLTPLTHASPKEWAKVFETNVTANWRLIKSVEPALQASDAGRVIVMSSGAAHKCVAYWGPYSISKAAVEAMARTYAAETVTTPLKVMIVNPGPLRTRMREEAMPGEDPLTLKTPEELAPHLVRLASPDWAETGKIFDFPQGKVLSPQMPA from the coding sequence ATGATGACCAAGCCTCTCGCAGGGCGCATCGCGCTCGTCACTGGCGCGTCGCGCGGTATTGGCCGCGCCGCAGCCCTCGCCTTTGCCCATGCCGGCGCCCATGTCGTTGCCCTGGCGCGTACCTCGGGCGCGCTTGAAGAGCTCGATGACGAGATTCAGGGTATCGGCGGCAGCACGACGCTGGTCCCTGTCGACCTCAGCGACGCGGCCGCGATCGAGAAGCTTGGGCCCGCGCTGCTGCAGCGTTGGGGCAAACTCGACATCCTGCTCGCCAATGCCGGCATCCTCGGCCCCCTGACCCCGCTCACCCATGCCTCGCCGAAGGAATGGGCCAAGGTGTTCGAGACCAATGTCACGGCCAACTGGCGCCTGATCAAATCGGTCGAGCCGGCGCTGCAGGCCTCGGATGCAGGCCGGGTCATCGTGATGTCGTCAGGCGCGGCGCATAAGTGCGTGGCCTATTGGGGCCCGTACTCGATCTCGAAGGCGGCCGTCGAGGCCATGGCGCGCACCTATGCGGCCGAGACCGTGACAACCCCGCTCAAGGTGATGATCGTCAATCCCGGCCCCCTGCGGACCCGCATGCGTGAGGAAGCGATGCCGGGCGAGGATCCGCTGACGCTGAAGACCCCGGAAGAACTCGCTCCGCATCTCGTACGCCTGGCCTCGCCCGACTGGGCAGAGACGGGCAAGATTTTTGATTTTCCGCAGGGCAAGGTGCTGAGCCCGCAGATGCCAGCTTAG
- the purF gene encoding amidophosphoribosyltransferase, with protein MTSHPETHDAFDPYADRLREECGVFGIFGHADAAALTALGLHALQHRGQEAAGIVTFDGRRFHSERRLGLVGDAFSEASVIDKLQGAQAIGHVRYSTTGETILRNVQPLFAELHGGGFAVAHNGNLTNGLTLRRNLVRDGAIYQSTSDTEVLLHLVARSRKTRFIDRFVDAIRQIEGAYAFVGITNKKLIGARDPLGIRPLVLGELDGAPILTSETCALDIIGAKFVREVENGEVVVISEDGIESHKPFPPVAERPCIFEYIYFARPDSIVKGQSIYERRKRMGAQLALEAPANADVIVPVPDSGVPAALGFAQASGVPFELGIIRNHYVGRTFIEPTQKVRELGVRLKHSANRSVVEGKSIVLVDDSIVRGTTSFKIVKMMREAGAREVHFRISSPPITHPDYYGIDTPDREKLLAATHTLEEMRQFVGADSLAFLSVDGLYRAMGHERRDPARPQFTDHCFTGDYPTSLTDVIGESAKQELSLLAEAG; from the coding sequence ATGACGTCTCACCCCGAGACCCACGACGCTTTTGATCCCTATGCCGACCGGCTGCGCGAGGAATGCGGCGTATTCGGCATCTTCGGTCATGCCGATGCCGCCGCGCTGACAGCGCTCGGCCTGCATGCTCTCCAGCATCGCGGCCAGGAAGCGGCGGGTATCGTCACCTTCGACGGCAGGCGCTTCCATTCGGAGCGGCGACTCGGCCTTGTCGGCGATGCCTTCTCGGAAGCCTCGGTCATCGACAAGCTCCAGGGGGCGCAGGCGATCGGCCATGTGCGCTATTCGACGACGGGTGAGACGATCCTCCGCAACGTCCAGCCGCTCTTCGCCGAACTGCATGGCGGCGGCTTCGCCGTTGCGCATAACGGCAACCTCACGAACGGACTGACGCTGCGCCGCAACCTCGTCCGTGACGGTGCGATCTATCAGTCCACCTCCGACACCGAGGTGCTGCTCCATCTCGTCGCCCGAAGCCGCAAGACCCGCTTCATCGATCGTTTTGTCGATGCCATCCGCCAAATCGAGGGCGCTTATGCCTTCGTCGGCATCACCAACAAGAAGCTGATTGGCGCTCGCGATCCCTTGGGAATCCGACCGCTCGTGCTTGGCGAGCTCGACGGCGCACCCATCCTGACCTCCGAGACCTGCGCGCTCGACATCATCGGCGCCAAGTTCGTCCGTGAGGTTGAGAACGGCGAAGTCGTCGTCATCTCCGAAGACGGTATCGAGAGCCACAAGCCCTTCCCACCGGTGGCGGAACGCCCCTGCATCTTCGAATACATCTACTTCGCCCGGCCGGACTCGATCGTGAAGGGCCAGAGCATCTATGAACGGCGCAAGCGCATGGGCGCGCAGCTGGCGTTGGAAGCGCCGGCGAATGCCGATGTGATCGTGCCGGTGCCGGATTCTGGCGTACCGGCGGCGCTGGGCTTTGCCCAGGCGAGCGGTGTTCCCTTCGAACTCGGCATCATCCGCAACCACTATGTCGGGCGCACCTTCATCGAACCGACCCAGAAGGTCCGCGAACTCGGCGTGCGCCTGAAGCACTCGGCCAATCGCAGCGTGGTCGAGGGCAAGAGCATCGTTCTGGTCGATGACTCGATCGTGCGCGGCACGACCTCGTTCAAGATCGTCAAGATGATGCGCGAGGCCGGTGCGCGCGAGGTGCATTTCCGCATTTCGTCGCCGCCGATCACCCACCCCGACTATTACGGCATCGACACGCCCGACCGCGAGAAGCTGCTGGCGGCAACGCATACGCTTGAGGAGATGCGCCAGTTCGTCGGCGCAGATTCGCTCGCCTTTCTCTCGGTCGACGGTCTTTACCGCGCCATGGGGCATGAGCGGCGCGATCCCGCCCGGCCGCAATTCACCGACCATTGCTTCACCGGCGACTACCCGACCTCGCTGACCGACGTCATCGGCGAGAGCGCCAAGCAGGAATTGTCCCTCCTGGCCGAAGCCGGCTGA
- a CDS encoding CvpA family protein, with protein MPVTILDLVVIGVVLISALLAAVRGLTREVLAIASWATAAVVAWVFHPQLLPLAQQHIPNQTIALVAVIAALFLVTLIIVSLVTARISDFVLDSRIGALDRTLGFVFGAARGLLLAVIGYVFFTALMGDKNLPTWAKDAKAKPILEETGRSLLTMLPQDINSDFVKKLLKPKTGEEPAEAPAEEPRPPASPTTDPQRRTEVPNANDRQALQRTIEGTRPATPAQTRP; from the coding sequence ATGCCTGTCACAATCCTCGATCTCGTCGTCATCGGCGTGGTTCTGATCTCGGCGTTGCTGGCCGCTGTGCGCGGGCTGACACGAGAGGTGTTGGCTATCGCGTCCTGGGCGACGGCGGCCGTGGTGGCTTGGGTGTTTCATCCCCAGCTCCTGCCGCTGGCACAGCAACATATCCCGAACCAGACCATCGCGTTGGTCGCCGTGATCGCGGCCCTGTTCCTGGTAACCTTGATCATCGTGTCGCTCGTAACAGCCCGAATTTCCGATTTCGTCCTCGACTCGCGTATCGGCGCGCTCGACCGGACACTCGGCTTTGTCTTCGGCGCGGCCCGCGGGCTGCTGCTGGCGGTGATCGGCTACGTGTTCTTCACCGCGTTGATGGGCGACAAGAACCTGCCGACCTGGGCAAAGGACGCCAAGGCCAAGCCGATCCTCGAGGAGACCGGACGCTCTCTCCTGACGATGCTGCCGCAGGACATCAATTCCGACTTCGTCAAGAAGCTGCTGAAGCCCAAGACCGGCGAAGAGCCCGCCGAAGCGCCGGCAGAGGAGCCGCGCCCGCCGGCGAGCCCGACCACCGACCCGCAGCGCCGCACCGAAGTGCCGAACGCCAACGACCGCCAGGCCCTGCAGCGCACGATCGAAGGCACCCGCCCCGCAACGCCTGCCCAAACTCGTCCGTAA
- the radA gene encoding DNA repair protein RadA — translation MAKRGPTYTCQACGAVYHRWQGKCDACGTWSSLSEEAQAAPVPGGRGSSNGRARGRVFALETLRGETQDAPRIVAGIGELDRVTGGGFVPGSVLLIGGDPGIGKSTLLMQACAALANGGHRVVYVSGEESTGQVRLRAERMGLADAPVDLAAETNVEDIVATLNQGQRPALVVIDSIQTMWSGEVESAPGTVTQVRGSAQSLIRYAKTSGACLILVGHVTKDGQIAGPRVVEHMVDAVLSFEGEGAHAFRVLRAQKNRFGATDEIGVFEMTGKGLSEVTNPSALFLAGRDQAAPGAAVFAGVEGTRPVLVEIQALVSPTSLGTPRRAVVGWENSRLSMVLAVLETHGGLRLGQHDVYLNVAGGLRVNEPAADLAVAASLISSLTGAILPAEGVYFGEIALSGAIRPVSVTAARLREAAKLGFEAALFPAGGADFGEGSGLGLRRFGHVAELVADIAARAPRRDVK, via the coding sequence ATGGCGAAACGCGGCCCGACCTATACCTGCCAAGCCTGCGGAGCGGTCTATCATCGCTGGCAGGGCAAATGCGACGCCTGCGGCACATGGTCGTCGCTCAGCGAGGAAGCGCAGGCTGCGCCGGTGCCGGGCGGACGCGGCTCGTCGAACGGCCGCGCGCGGGGCCGTGTCTTTGCGCTCGAGACGCTCAGGGGCGAGACACAGGATGCTCCCCGCATTGTCGCCGGCATCGGTGAGCTCGACCGCGTCACCGGTGGCGGCTTCGTGCCCGGCTCTGTGCTGCTGATCGGCGGCGATCCCGGCATCGGCAAATCGACCCTGCTGATGCAGGCTTGTGCAGCGCTCGCGAATGGCGGCCATCGCGTCGTCTATGTCTCGGGCGAAGAATCGACCGGGCAGGTCCGCCTGCGGGCCGAGCGCATGGGCCTCGCCGATGCGCCGGTCGACCTCGCTGCCGAAACCAATGTCGAGGACATCGTCGCCACCCTCAATCAGGGTCAGCGTCCGGCCCTCGTCGTGATCGATTCGATCCAGACCATGTGGTCGGGCGAGGTTGAAAGCGCACCGGGCACAGTGACGCAGGTCCGCGGCTCGGCTCAGTCCCTGATCCGCTATGCCAAGACCAGTGGCGCCTGCCTGATCCTCGTCGGCCATGTCACCAAGGATGGGCAGATCGCGGGGCCGCGCGTGGTCGAGCACATGGTCGACGCCGTTCTCTCCTTCGAGGGCGAAGGCGCTCATGCTTTCCGCGTCCTGCGTGCGCAAAAGAACCGTTTCGGAGCGACCGACGAGATCGGCGTCTTCGAGATGACTGGCAAGGGATTGTCGGAAGTCACTAATCCATCGGCGCTTTTCCTGGCAGGCCGCGACCAGGCAGCTCCCGGCGCCGCCGTCTTCGCCGGCGTCGAAGGCACGAGGCCGGTCCTGGTCGAGATCCAGGCACTGGTCTCGCCGACCTCGCTCGGCACCCCCCGGCGTGCTGTCGTCGGGTGGGAGAACAGCCGTCTCTCCATGGTGCTCGCCGTTCTCGAAACCCATGGCGGCCTCAGGCTCGGCCAGCACGACGTCTATCTCAACGTGGCCGGAGGCCTGCGCGTCAATGAGCCGGCCGCCGACCTCGCGGTCGCAGCCTCGCTTATCTCCTCGCTAACCGGAGCGATCCTTCCAGCCGAAGGCGTCTATTTCGGCGAAATTGCCCTCTCGGGGGCGATTCGCCCGGTTTCCGTCACGGCCGCCCGCCTGCGCGAGGCAGCCAAGCTCGGCTTCGAGGCGGCGCTCTTCCCCGCGGGTGGAGCGGATTTCGGCGAGGGCAGCGGGCTTGGACTACGCCGTTTCGGGCATGTTGCGGAGCTTGTGGCCGACATTGCGGCCCGTGCTCCTCGCAGGGATGTGAAATGA
- the alr gene encoding alanine racemase: protein MTAFDTPDSSMAGATLTIDLGALVANWRALRQRASGAEASAVVKADAYGIGIEPAVTALAKAGCRTFFVAHLSEGVRARAVAPDATIYVLNGLLPETCGHFAQHGLSPVLGSHEELLEWAAFRQGGAAVRPAALHVDTAMNRLGLWAGEGLNLARERSGTITAAGIGLVMSHFASSEDEADPANARQAAAFADIAAAFPGIPASLKNSSGHFLKDVPSYQLTRPGYALYGGNPTPNQPNPMQPVIGLEARILQLRDVKAGTQVGYNGRWTAPGPRKLATICLGYADGYPRNASWTDSSTGGSAIVGGVTCPFVGTVSMDLIIIDVTEAPKDAAVRGAPVTLIGGPLDIETVGAGAKTIGYEILTGLGGRYARRYVGL, encoded by the coding sequence ATGACCGCCTTCGATACCCCGGATTCCAGCATGGCCGGCGCGACACTGACGATCGATCTCGGGGCGCTGGTCGCGAACTGGCGTGCGCTCAGACAGCGTGCCAGCGGGGCGGAGGCCAGCGCCGTGGTCAAGGCCGACGCTTATGGCATCGGCATCGAGCCAGCGGTGACAGCCCTCGCCAAGGCCGGCTGCCGCACCTTCTTCGTCGCCCATCTGTCCGAGGGCGTTCGGGCGCGAGCCGTGGCCCCGGACGCGACGATCTATGTGCTGAACGGCCTCTTGCCGGAAACCTGCGGCCACTTCGCCCAGCACGGCTTGTCACCGGTGCTCGGCTCGCATGAAGAACTGCTCGAGTGGGCCGCATTCCGCCAAGGCGGAGCCGCAGTCAGGCCGGCAGCCCTGCATGTAGACACCGCGATGAACCGGCTCGGGCTCTGGGCTGGCGAAGGCTTGAACCTCGCGCGTGAGCGCTCAGGCACGATCACGGCCGCAGGCATCGGTCTTGTGATGTCGCATTTCGCCTCATCCGAGGATGAAGCCGATCCGGCCAACGCGCGACAGGCCGCAGCCTTCGCCGATATTGCGGCCGCCTTTCCCGGTATTCCCGCCTCGCTGAAGAACTCTTCGGGTCATTTCCTCAAGGATGTCCCGTCCTATCAGCTCACCCGACCGGGCTACGCGCTCTATGGCGGCAACCCGACGCCGAACCAGCCCAACCCGATGCAGCCTGTCATCGGGCTGGAGGCACGCATTCTCCAACTGCGCGACGTCAAGGCCGGCACGCAAGTGGGCTATAACGGCCGCTGGACCGCACCGGGGCCGCGCAAGCTCGCCACGATCTGCCTCGGCTATGCTGACGGCTACCCGCGGAATGCGAGCTGGACGGATAGCAGCACCGGCGGTTCGGCGATCGTTGGCGGCGTTACCTGCCCCTTCGTCGGCACGGTTTCGATGGACCTGATCATCATCGATGTCACGGAAGCGCCTAAGGATGCCGCCGTGCGGGGCGCGCCGGTGACGCTGATCGGCGGGCCGCTCGACATCGAGACGGTGGGCGCTGGAGCCAAGACCATCGGCTACGAGATCCTGACCGGCCTCGGCGGGCGCTATGCGCGCCGCTATGTCGGGCTCTAG